A region from the Desulfomonilaceae bacterium genome encodes:
- a CDS encoding YlxR family protein, producing the protein MNRGHTPIRTCIGCRRKRPAKEMIKLKASDGLLVVTEHKETLSGRGCYVCPTPECVENARRKRKLEKALRSEFQSMPSVESILNKGLEKKGCADDHHDR; encoded by the coding sequence ATGAACCGCGGCCATACTCCGATACGAACATGTATAGGATGTCGTAGGAAAAGGCCCGCAAAAGAAATGATAAAACTGAAAGCTTCAGACGGATTACTGGTTGTTACAGAACATAAAGAAACGCTTAGCGGAAGGGGTTGCTATGTTTGCCCAACCCCTGAATGCGTTGAAAATGCAAGAAGAAAAAGAAAACTGGAGAAAGCTCTGAGGAGTGAATTCCAGTCAATGCCGTCAGTAGAGAGCATTTTGAACAAAGGCCTAGAAAAAAAGGGGTGTGCGGATGACCATCATGACCGTTGA